In Vicingus serpentipes, the following are encoded in one genomic region:
- the purE gene encoding 5-(carboxyamino)imidazole ribonucleotide mutase: MSKKVSIIMGSDSDLPIMKDAADVLKELGVEAEVTIVSAHRTPERLMDFAKNAHLRGVEVIIAGAGGAAHLPGMAASFSPLPVIGVPIKSSNSIDGWDSVLSILQMPGGVPVATVALNGAKNAGILAAQILGVADEKIRANIIEYKANLTNQVQAKIDVLEKDGYENYKK, translated from the coding sequence ATGAGTAAAAAAGTAAGCATAATTATGGGGTCAGATTCTGATTTACCAATAATGAAAGATGCAGCAGATGTATTAAAAGAATTAGGAGTAGAAGCAGAGGTTACAATTGTTTCGGCACATAGAACTCCAGAGCGATTAATGGACTTTGCTAAAAATGCACATTTAAGAGGTGTTGAGGTTATTATTGCTGGTGCTGGTGGTGCTGCTCATTTGCCAGGTATGGCCGCATCGTTTTCTCCTTTACCAGTTATAGGGGTGCCAATCAAGTCAAGTAATTCAATTGATGGGTGGGATTCTGTATTGTCAATTTTACAAATGCCAGGTGGAGTTCCAGTAGCTACAGTTGCTTTAAATGGAGCGAAAAACGCTGGAATATTAGCTGCTCAAATTTTAGGTGTTGCTGATGAGAAGATTAGAGCCAATATTATTGAGTATAAAGCAAACTTAACCAATCAGGTGCAAGCTAAAATTGATGTGCTTGAAAAAGATGGTTATGAGAACTATAAAAAATAG
- a CDS encoding TolC family protein, translating to MKIRITYLIILLANTIAFTQTENTKTLGFNEFIEIVRLNHPIAKQAELKVEYGEAYLQKSRGLFDPKAFSEVAQKYFNENQYFSTTNSGLKIPTWYGLEFSGGYEQNQGQYLNPQNNNPNAGLWYAGVSLSLGQGLFIDERRSELRKAQLYLKGTQAERQALYNELIYEAGKFYWEWFNSYNTLSVYQDAVFFANQRFEAVKQGAFLGDKSFIDTVEASIQVQNRLLNLQQAEMNYKNATAMLSVYLWGEGVIPLEIAEGTVPLKADEVENLTVTGQVYLQMDSIEQNHPELVQYQYKIQQLGIEKRLKQEMIKPKLNLKYNAITQPVGNDVFSNYNLNNYKWGVEFSMPLFLRKERGDLKLAKLKISETQLVYDAKIASLTFKARASINELETSYNQANLYAQTVTDYAKLLNGEKQKFDAGESSLFMVNSREMGYINTQLKLIELISKNQKAKLATDYALGLLSNN from the coding sequence ATGAAAATAAGAATAACATACCTAATTATTTTGCTAGCAAATACTATTGCTTTTACTCAGACAGAGAATACTAAAACGCTAGGGTTTAATGAATTTATTGAAATAGTTAGGTTGAATCATCCAATTGCCAAGCAAGCTGAATTAAAAGTTGAGTATGGTGAAGCCTATCTTCAAAAGTCTAGGGGGTTATTTGATCCAAAGGCATTTTCTGAAGTAGCTCAAAAGTACTTTAATGAAAATCAATATTTTAGCACAACTAATTCAGGATTAAAGATACCAACTTGGTATGGACTAGAGTTTAGTGGCGGTTATGAACAAAATCAGGGACAATATTTAAACCCGCAAAACAATAATCCTAATGCAGGTTTGTGGTATGCCGGAGTTTCTTTGTCTTTAGGGCAAGGGCTTTTTATAGACGAGAGAAGAAGTGAGTTGAGAAAAGCCCAATTATATTTAAAAGGAACACAAGCTGAGCGTCAAGCGTTGTATAATGAATTGATTTATGAGGCTGGTAAGTTTTACTGGGAGTGGTTTAACAGTTATAATACATTGTCAGTTTATCAAGACGCTGTTTTTTTTGCAAATCAACGATTCGAGGCAGTTAAACAGGGAGCTTTTTTAGGGGATAAATCTTTTATAGATACAGTTGAAGCAAGTATTCAAGTTCAAAATAGATTGCTAAATTTGCAGCAAGCTGAAATGAATTATAAAAATGCAACTGCGATGTTGTCAGTATATTTATGGGGCGAAGGAGTTATACCGCTTGAAATTGCTGAAGGTACAGTGCCATTAAAAGCAGATGAGGTTGAAAACTTAACCGTTACTGGTCAAGTTTATCTTCAAATGGATAGCATTGAACAAAATCATCCGGAATTAGTTCAATATCAGTATAAAATACAACAACTCGGAATAGAAAAAAGGTTGAAACAAGAAATGATTAAACCGAAACTAAATTTGAAATATAATGCAATTACTCAGCCGGTTGGTAATGATGTTTTTAGTAATTATAATTTAAATAATTATAAATGGGGAGTTGAATTTAGTATGCCTTTGTTTTTAAGAAAAGAAAGAGGCGATTTGAAATTGGCAAAATTAAAAATTAGTGAAACCCAGTTAGTTTATGATGCCAAAATTGCATCATTAACATTTAAAGCTAGAGCCTCAATTAATGAATTGGAAACATCATACAATCAAGCAAATTTGTATGCTCAAACAGTTACAGATTATGCTAAACTTTTAAATGGTGAAAAACAAAAGTTTGATGCTGGTGAAAGCTCATTGTTTATGGTAAATTCAAGGGAGATGGGGTATATAAATACTCAGCTTAAATTAATAGAACTTATATCGAAAAATCAAAAAGCAAAATTAGCTACTGACTATGCTTTGGGTTTATTATCTAATAATTAA
- the cutA gene encoding divalent cation tolerance protein CutA produces MVLLHVVSNDENQANEIVDFLTKDKLILEAVILEKVKVRRRNAAGELDTFNQIMIMAKTKALLFNHIADLLKKKYSSNMPSIYSLPIVNMDWDQVNELVKETAKI; encoded by the coding sequence ATGGTATTACTTCATGTTGTCTCAAATGATGAAAATCAAGCCAATGAAATAGTTGACTTTTTAACAAAAGATAAACTAATACTTGAAGCCGTAATTCTTGAGAAAGTAAAAGTAAGAAGAAGGAATGCTGCTGGAGAACTAGATACTTTTAATCAAATTATGATTATGGCTAAGACTAAAGCTTTATTGTTTAATCATATTGCTGATTTGTTGAAGAAAAAATACTCATCAAATATGCCTTCAATCTATTCTTTACCTATTGTAAATATGGACTGGGATCAAGTAAATGAATTGGTTAAGGAAACGGCTAAAATTTAA
- a CDS encoding MarR family winged helix-turn-helix transcriptional regulator has product MEYTDILVNIRKILRSINLESKRVQKEYGISIPQYLCLNYLNQQTEYKSTSTEIKKYLNLNASTVTGIISRLESKGFIAKLPNQGDKRSTFIYLTALGEKTVNSIPALLHEKLSDKLKKLPQSDLSKVQNSLELLVQFMEVEGVDASPLITPDGKINFD; this is encoded by the coding sequence ATGGAATACACTGATATATTAGTTAACATTCGAAAAATATTACGCTCAATTAACCTTGAAAGTAAGCGTGTGCAAAAAGAATATGGTATTAGTATTCCACAGTATTTATGTTTAAATTATTTAAATCAGCAAACTGAATACAAATCTACATCAACAGAAATAAAAAAGTATTTAAACTTAAATGCAAGTACAGTTACGGGCATTATTTCAAGACTTGAGTCGAAAGGCTTTATTGCTAAACTACCTAATCAAGGAGATAAGCGTTCTACATTTATCTATTTAACAGCACTAGGAGAAAAAACAGTCAATTCAATTCCTGCTTTATTGCATGAAAAACTTTCTGATAAACTTAAAAAACTTCCACAAAGTGATTTATCTAAAGTGCAAAATTCATTAGAGTTACTTGTTCAATTTATGGAAGTAGAGGGTGTTGATGCTTCGCCTTTAATTACTCCCGACGGTAAAATCAATTTTGATTAA
- a CDS encoding DEAD/DEAH box helicase → MANFEELGVRKDFIKGLNELNIIEPTEIQTEVIPLLLETNTDLVGQAQTGTGKTAAYGLPLLHKIDSKKKVVQGLILCPTRELGQQVAKQLFKFTKYTDKIFTEAVYGGAKIEMQIANLKRPTHIIVATPGRLIDLINKNAVDISNVKTVVLDEADEMLSMGFKKELDEILKHAKKAENKWLFSATMPHGIKEIVNTHMAEDAHRIEVSADKVVNKKIEHQYLICDDLDKLQVLLQFIRTQKDNRGVIFCKTKAATQKLAKQLIAKNISADAIHGDLLQKERDKVMRAFKNESLQILIATDLAARGIDIEALSFVVHYQLPDQEEYYTHRSGRTARAGKEGISLAIVNAVELKQLRYFEKALKITFNQVRQV, encoded by the coding sequence TTGGCAAATTTTGAAGAATTAGGGGTAAGAAAAGATTTTATTAAAGGTTTAAATGAGTTAAACATCATTGAACCCACCGAAATACAAACAGAAGTTATTCCATTATTGTTGGAAACCAATACTGATTTGGTTGGACAAGCACAAACTGGTACAGGTAAAACTGCTGCCTATGGTTTACCCTTATTACATAAAATTGATTCTAAGAAAAAAGTTGTGCAAGGTTTAATTCTTTGTCCTACACGTGAACTAGGACAGCAGGTAGCTAAACAACTTTTTAAGTTTACCAAATACACTGATAAAATCTTTACTGAAGCCGTTTATGGTGGTGCTAAAATCGAGATGCAAATTGCTAATTTAAAGCGACCGACTCATATTATTGTAGCTACTCCAGGTCGATTAATTGACTTAATAAACAAAAATGCAGTTGACATTAGTAATGTTAAAACTGTTGTGTTGGACGAGGCGGATGAAATGTTGAGCATGGGGTTTAAAAAGGAACTGGATGAAATTTTAAAACATGCAAAAAAAGCAGAGAATAAATGGTTGTTTTCGGCAACAATGCCTCACGGAATTAAAGAAATTGTAAATACACATATGGCTGAAGATGCTCACCGAATTGAAGTGAGTGCAGATAAGGTGGTGAATAAAAAAATTGAACACCAATATTTAATATGTGACGATTTGGATAAACTACAAGTTTTGTTGCAGTTTATAAGAACCCAAAAAGACAACAGAGGAGTAATATTTTGTAAAACAAAAGCAGCGACTCAAAAATTAGCAAAACAATTAATTGCCAAAAATATTTCTGCTGATGCTATACATGGCGATTTGCTGCAAAAAGAAAGAGATAAAGTAATGCGAGCTTTTAAAAATGAAAGCTTACAAATATTAATTGCAACCGATTTGGCTGCGCGTGGAATTGATATAGAAGCATTGTCTTTTGTTGTTCATTACCAATTGCCTGACCAAGAAGAATATTATACTCACCGAAGTGGGAGAACTGCAAGAGCTGGAAAAGAAGGGATTTCTTTAGCTATTGTAAACGCTGTTGAATTAAAGCAGTTACGCTATTTCGAAAAAGCGTTAAAAATCACTTTCAATCAAGTTAGGCAGGTTTAA
- a CDS encoding HlyD family secretion protein — MLNLSENRIDDKIHTKLYDSFSMLKNYKAFSVFSRILIFSFVTLVLIVLLPWTQNIRSRGYVTTLQPNQRPQTINSVIAGKIEKWFVKEGDYVAKGDTILFISEVKDEYFDPELLSRTESQIKSKELSVKSYMDKVNSLDIQIDALLQTQKLKREQANNYIKQAQLKVLSDSVDLEAAKTNYQIAEKQFQRQEELYKQGLKSLTDFETKKLKLQETQSKLISAENKLLASRNILINARVEVNSIRNQYVDKLSKAESDKYSALSNMYDAEALVTKMQNQYMNYSVRQGMYYITAPQDGYVTKAIRSGIGETLKAGEEMVSIMPAKYDLAVEMYIEPFDLPIVSKGQKVRFMFDGWPSVVFSGWPNASYGTFGGKVVAIDNFISENGKYRVFVAPDEDDETWPESLRVGSGANGMALLKDVPIWYELWRNLNGFPPDYYKSSEIKKAGSKK; from the coding sequence ATGTTAAACTTAAGTGAAAATAGGATAGACGATAAAATTCATACTAAGCTATATGATTCGTTTTCAATGCTAAAAAATTATAAAGCATTCTCAGTTTTTTCAAGGATATTGATTTTTAGTTTTGTTACATTAGTTTTGATTGTATTGTTACCTTGGACTCAAAACATTAGATCTAGAGGATATGTTACAACATTGCAGCCTAACCAAAGACCACAAACTATAAATTCCGTAATAGCGGGTAAGATTGAAAAATGGTTTGTAAAAGAAGGGGATTACGTGGCTAAAGGTGATACAATTCTCTTTATATCTGAAGTGAAGGACGAATATTTTGATCCTGAATTATTGTCAAGAACTGAATCTCAAATTAAATCTAAAGAACTTTCTGTTAAGTCTTATATGGATAAAGTGAATTCTCTTGATATTCAAATTGATGCTTTATTACAAACTCAAAAATTAAAGAGAGAGCAAGCTAATAATTACATAAAACAAGCTCAGCTTAAAGTTTTGTCCGATAGTGTTGATTTAGAAGCTGCAAAAACCAATTATCAAATAGCTGAAAAACAATTTCAAAGGCAAGAAGAGTTATATAAACAGGGTTTGAAGTCGTTAACAGATTTTGAAACTAAAAAACTAAAACTGCAAGAAACACAATCAAAATTGATAAGTGCTGAGAATAAATTATTAGCAAGTAGAAACATTCTTATCAATGCTCGGGTTGAAGTAAATTCTATAAGAAATCAATATGTAGATAAGCTTTCAAAAGCAGAATCGGATAAGTATTCAGCACTTTCTAATATGTATGATGCTGAAGCTCTTGTTACAAAGATGCAAAATCAATATATGAATTATTCTGTAAGGCAAGGGATGTATTATATTACAGCACCTCAAGATGGTTATGTAACTAAAGCTATTCGATCTGGTATTGGTGAAACACTAAAAGCTGGGGAGGAAATGGTAAGTATTATGCCTGCGAAATATGATTTAGCAGTAGAAATGTATATTGAACCATTTGATTTACCAATAGTGAGCAAAGGACAAAAAGTTCGATTTATGTTTGATGGTTGGCCTTCGGTTGTTTTCTCAGGTTGGCCTAATGCATCTTATGGAACTTTTGGAGGAAAAGTAGTAGCTATAGATAATTTTATTAGTGAAAATGGAAAATACAGAGTTTTTGTAGCTCCAGATGAAGATGATGAAACATGGCCAGAAAGCTTAAGAGTTGGTTCTGGTGCAAATGGTATGGCATTGTTAAAAGATGTGCCAATTTGGTACGAGTTATGGCGTAACTTAAATGGGTTTCCTCCAGATTATTACAAAAGTTCAGAAATTAAAAAAGCAGGCAGTAAAAAATAA
- a CDS encoding 5-(carboxyamino)imidazole ribonucleotide synthase, translating into MEQIISSDFKLGILGGGQLGKMLTLAASNWDVNTYVLDPSDSCPSAPTCTKLVVGDFNCFSTVYDFGKNLDMITIEIENVNLDALIKLKSEGKKVYPCPKKLAIIKDKGLQKEFYEKNGFPTSKFQLFESENEIKDLVKSGAISLPFVQKLRKEGYDGKGVKIVKSQDDLNDLLVGKSLIEDKVEVYKELSVIVARSVNGEIKCFPLVEMEFNPTANLVEFLICPANVADSVEKKAEKLAIDLVEALEYEGILAVEMFLDKDDNILINEVAPRTHNSGHHTIESIFTSQYEQQLRAIFGFPLGSTELKIPSIMINVLGEPNYEGKVLYSGLMKCMEVDGAKFHIYGKKITKPYRKMGHITILDKDINKAREKAEFIKENLKVIA; encoded by the coding sequence ATGGAACAAATAATTTCTTCAGATTTTAAACTTGGAATTTTAGGAGGTGGCCAATTGGGTAAAATGCTAACCTTGGCAGCAAGTAATTGGGATGTGAATACTTATGTATTAGATCCTTCAGATTCTTGTCCTTCTGCTCCAACATGTACTAAGCTTGTTGTAGGAGATTTTAATTGTTTTTCAACTGTTTATGATTTTGGTAAGAATCTAGACATGATTACTATTGAAATTGAAAATGTGAATTTAGATGCTCTTATTAAGCTAAAAAGTGAAGGTAAGAAAGTATATCCTTGTCCTAAAAAATTAGCGATAATAAAAGACAAAGGATTGCAGAAAGAGTTTTATGAGAAAAATGGTTTTCCTACATCTAAATTTCAGTTGTTTGAATCTGAAAACGAGATAAAAGATTTAGTGAAATCCGGAGCTATAAGTTTGCCTTTTGTTCAAAAATTAAGAAAAGAAGGTTATGATGGTAAAGGGGTTAAAATTGTAAAATCTCAGGATGATTTAAACGACCTTTTGGTGGGAAAATCTCTTATTGAAGATAAAGTTGAAGTATATAAAGAGCTATCTGTTATTGTTGCTAGAAGTGTTAATGGAGAGATTAAATGTTTTCCATTAGTGGAGATGGAATTTAACCCAACAGCGAACTTAGTTGAGTTTTTAATTTGTCCAGCAAATGTTGCTGATTCGGTTGAAAAGAAAGCTGAGAAATTAGCAATTGATCTTGTGGAAGCACTAGAGTATGAAGGTATTTTAGCTGTTGAAATGTTTTTGGATAAAGATGATAACATACTAATAAATGAAGTTGCACCAAGAACTCATAATAGTGGGCATCATACTATTGAGAGTATATTTACCTCGCAATATGAGCAGCAATTAAGAGCTATTTTTGGGTTTCCTTTAGGGAGTACAGAACTGAAAATTCCATCAATAATGATTAATGTTTTGGGTGAACCAAATTATGAAGGTAAAGTTCTTTATTCTGGGTTAATGAAGTGTATGGAAGTTGATGGAGCTAAATTTCATATTTATGGGAAAAAAATTACAAAACCATATCGTAAAATGGGACATATAACCATATTAGATAAGGATATTAATAAAGCCAGAGAAAAAGCAGAATTTATAAAAGAGAACTTAAAAGTAATCGCATAA